AAGCCAGCCGAAAAATCCATCCGAGCCAATTCCGCCAAAGCCAACACCGGCAGGGGATCCACGAAAGCAGCACCATCCACCCGCTTCGCTTCAGGCCAGTTTTCTAGGGCTTGTTCCCAGGCTTCTAAAGCCCAAACCTGATCCAGCCATAGGGCTGAGATCTGCTCCCGCTCAACTCGATAGACACTTCCATACCATTCCTGCCGCTTGGCATCCATTTGCACAGCTACGGTCAAGGGATTGGAGGGGGATCCCTGCTCCTGCCAAACCTGACGGGCAATCGTCGCCAATGTCGAATAGCCAAATACCGGGATCCGCAACTGTTGGCCTAGCAGCCGTGCGACGCTTACCCCCAAACGGCTGCCTGTGAAGCTACCCGGCCCTACAGCCACCGCAATGGCCACAATCTGCTGCTTATCCTGAGAAGCCAAGAACCCTCCTAAGCAAGGATGCAGTTGAGCTGCCATCTGCCGATCCAAAATCCAACATTGGCTGTGACCTTGGCCCAGAGCTTCCTCGACAGGCAAAAGCGC
The sequence above is a segment of the Synechococcus sp. Nb3U1 genome. Coding sequences within it:
- the tsaB gene encoding tRNA (adenosine(37)-N6)-threonylcarbamoyltransferase complex dimerization subunit type 1 TsaB, whose translation is MPTPQWILGIHTTTPVLGLALLPVEEALGQGHSQCWILDRQMAAQLHPCLGGFLASQDKQQIVAIAVAVGPGSFTGSRLGVSVARLLGQQLRIPVFGYSTLATIARQVWQEQGSPSNPLTVAVQMDAKRQEWYGSVYRVEREQISALWLDQVWALEAWEQALENWPEAKRVDGAAFVDPLPVLALAELARMDFSAGLRPSWQEVLPIYGRQPPIDPKVLNRSAPSPR